One genomic region from Magallana gigas chromosome 3, xbMagGiga1.1, whole genome shotgun sequence encodes:
- the LOC136273274 gene encoding uncharacterized protein, with amino-acid sequence MDRQMTVLDDGITDLRSRSMRDNILIHNYPHTPDENLAVTMPKVFRETLGIDVDFIRIHRNGQPPSIVATKNKTYDKFNSLRRQNISARLHRDHILLGDGSTYKEEVPIITNADALQITPEQTQDLDSFEVKSTDPVVKDGSEFSAIGAIVHTVEDVQNMYRKVCIDPYAAAANSRILVYRFRREDGKIVENYHDDDEHGAGRRLLRYMQENEIHNSAFVVTRWMGDGHIGPQRFTIMESLINDLANDLGSD; translated from the exons ATGGACCGACAAATGACAGTATTAGATGACGGTATAACGGACCTCCGTAGTAGATCCATGCGGGACAATATTTTGATCCACAATTATCCCCACACCCCAGATGAGAACCTGGCTGTAACGATGCCTAAAGTTTTCCGAGAAACCCTTGGGATAGACGTGGACTTTATACGTATACACAGAAATGGT CAACCACCTTCTATAGTGgccacaaaaaacaaaacttatgaCAAATTTAACTCTCTCCGCAGGCAGAATATTTCTGCAAGGTTGCACCGAGACCACATTCTTTTGGGGGACGGTTCTACCTATAAAGAGGAGGTTCCAATCATCACAAATGCTGACGCACTCCAGATCACACCGGAGCAGACGCAAGACCTGGACTCTTTTGAAGTTAAATCTACTGATCCAGTTGTGAAAGACGGGTCCGAGTTCTCTGCGATCGGCGCCATAGTGCATACGGTAGAGGATGTGCAAAATATGTACCGCAAAGTTTGTATAGATCCGTACGCGGCCGCCGCCAACAGCCGTATTCTCGTCTACAGGTTCAGAAGGGAAGACGGCAAAATAGTGGAAAACTACCATGACGATGATGAGCACGGTGCTGGACGTCGGCTTCTTCGGTATATGCAGGAAAACGAGATCCATAATTCGGCATTTGTTGTCACCAGATGGATGGGGGATGGTCACATCGGTCCCCAGAGATTCACAATTATGGAATCGTTGATAAACGATTTGGCAAACGACCTAGGAAGTGACTAG